Below is a window of Myroides profundi DNA.
TGTTGAGAAAACACGTCACTAGAAGTTGCAACCCCGATATCCCCCATTCCTGATGATCTCGCATCTCCAGATATTAATAAGAAAGGTACTCCAGTAGTTATAGGTCTTACTACTTTCTGAGCGTATATAAACTGCCCCGCTAAAACAGTAAGAAATAAGGCTGTAACTTTTTTCATCTTTATTTTTTTAAGATTCACAAATATAATCTTTTTAACATTACTAAAATCTCACTCTAGCTATTATTATAACTTACAAAAACAACAATTATTATTTTGATCTTCATTATAAACGAAATATAATACTTTACTATACAAGAAATAAAGACTCTTTACTTTTGACTATTAATCATTTGTCTAAAACAGAGTAAACATAATACTATTTTTATTCAATCTTAGGTCTATTCCTTGTATAATTCAAAGATTCTAAAGTCATTTTTATACTATTAAAAGAATCTACTCTATATTCTTATTATTAATGCTCTCCTAACCTCATTAATGTATTATATTCATTTAATTAAACATAGAAATAGATTCAAGTTCGCAAGAGACAACACGAGGTTTTCCACCTACATAATCAATTATTATTCGCCTCATTTAACTAATTCGAGCTACATTTGCACTGCGTATAAATTCATGCTTTATACAGAACAATTATTTTTTCATTAAGCAATACAAAATACTTTTAGACGTTATAAGTGTAATTGCTTATTAAAAAATAAAAATTATTGATACTTTTTCGATTAAATGAAAGTATTCACATTGCTAATTAAACGTTAATTATTAAATTGCGTACAATTTTATATCCATTTATAACGAGATGAAGATTAAAGAACTTTTAAACTTTCGATTACTGGCAGGTATATTAGTTGCTGCTAGTATTACGAGTTGTGGAAATTCAAACAGCAACGTATCAACGGCTACTGGTTGGAAAATCAATGATAGTAAAGGTGGTTTTCAATACAACACCAAATACGAACAACGTACTCCTAAAGGAATGGTTGCTGTAGAAGGAGGTACATTTACAATGGGACGTATACAAGAGGATATCCTTGCTGATTGGAATAACAATCCTAAAGAAATGTACGTACAATCGTTTTATATGGATGAAACAGAAACTACCAATATTATGTATAATGAATACTTATACTGGTTGCGTACTGTATATCCTCAAAACAATGAATTATATCAAGAGATTTATAAAAGTGCTATTCCTGATACGACAGTATGGAGAGGTCCTTCTGGGTTCAACGAATCACTTATCACTAGCTATTTAAGACACCCTGCTTATGCTAACTATCCTGTAGTAGGTGTTACTTGGGTGCAAGCAAATGACTATGCTAAATGGAGAACTGACCGTGTTAACGAATTAGCTCTAGAAAAAGCAGGTTATTTAAAGAAAGATGCTAAAATTCTTGAAGCAGGATCTGATGCTCACTTTAGCACAGATACTTACCTTATTTCTCCAGAGTCTGTTTATGGAGGGAATAGCGATATCGCTTATAAAGGAAAAGGAAACAAAGCACAAGAAGGTGATCGTAACTTATATGCTACACAAAACTCTGGTTTATTCACTTCACAGTTTAGACTTCCAACAGAAGCTGAATGGGAATACGCTGCTATAGGATTAGTAGGTAACAGAGAGTACAACAACTATAAAGGCCGTAAAAAATACCCTTGGGATAAAAGTAGCAAACGCAAAAAAGGAAGACCAATCGTTCAGAACACTAAATATGCTAACTATAAACAAGGTCGTGGTGACTATGGTGGTATAGCAGGATGGGCTACTGACAATGGTGATATCACTAATGCAGTAAAATCATATCCTCCTAATGATTTCGGTTTATATGACATGTCTGGTAACGTTGCTGAATGGGTAGCTGACGTTTATGATCCGAATATTGATCTAAACGATACTGACTTCAACTTCTATAAAGGAAATGTTTACTATAAAAACAAAATAGGTGCTGATGGTAAAATTGAAATCACAACAAATGAAACTGTGAAGTTTGATACATTAAGCACTGGTAAATTAAGAGTTCGCAATCTACCTGGACAAATTGCTCAAGAAGAATTAGATCCTTCTATATTTGATGACAATATCCAGACAGGTTTAGGTGGTAAAATAAAAGGTGAAGGTCCTAAAGCACTTAAAAAGGTTACTCTTTATGATGAGAAATCTCGTGTTATTAAAGGAGGTTCTTGGAAAGATAGAGCATATTGGTTAGACCCTGCTACTAGAAGATTCTTCCCAGAAGATCAAGCTACAGATTATATTGGATTCAGATTAGTAATGACTAAAGTAGGTCCTAAATCAGATAAACGTAAAACGAAGAATTAACATATTTTAAAATATTCTTTTTTCAAAAGCCCTAATTGTATTAGGGCTTTTTTTTATACTTTTGATTCATGGATATTACTGAAATTTACCAATGTTTTTTACAGTGTGATGGTGTATCTACTGATACTAGAAACATACATCCTAACTCTCTTTTTTTCGCATTAAAAGGAGATAACTTTGATGCTAACGAGTTTGCTCAAGACGCACTTAATAAAGGTGCTGCCTTTGTGATTATGGACAATAAAAAGCTGATTACTGATCCAGCTAAAATGCTTTATGTACCAGATGCCTTAGGAGCTTTACAACAGTTAGCTAAACACCATAGACAACAACTAGGCTTACCTATTATAGCGCTAACAGGTAGTAATGGAAAGACTACTTCTAAAGAACTTATCGCTACAGTACTAAGCAAAAAATATAAAGTAACGGCTACTAAAGGAAACCTAAACAACCATATTGGTGTACCGCTTACATTACTTTCACTTACAGAAGAGACAGACTTAGGTATTATAGAAATGGGGGCTAACCACAAACAAGAAATAGCTTTCTTATGTGAATTAGCTGATCCTGACTTCGGGTACATTACTAACTTTGGAAAAGCACATTTAGATGGCTTTGGGGGCTTTGAAGGAGTTATTAAGGCTAAAAGCGAATTATACGACTATTTAGAAGATAACTATAAAACAGCTTTTGTCAACTTAGATGACCCTAGACAAGATGCAAAAACTATGACCTTTAGTCGTTATACTTTTGGTAGAGATTCTTCTGCTGATATCGTTATTGAACAATTAGAAGCTCAACCTAACGCTACAGTATACTATAAAGGAGAGATAATTAACTCTAACCTTACAGGAATCTATAACGCAACTAATATAGCTGCTGCATTAACTATCGGTCAATTCTTCAATGTGGATTTAAACGATATTAAAGAAGCCATAGAACACTATATCCCTACTAATAATAGATCACAGTGGATTACTAAAGAAGACTCTATGATCTTATTAGATGCTTATAATGCTAACCCTAGCAGTATGGACGCTGTATTGACTAACTTTGATCAACTAAATGATCAACGTGATAAAGTATTCGTCTTAGGAGATATGCTTGAGCTAGGAAAAGAAGGCTATAAAGAGCACAAAGATATTGTAACTAGATTAAGTGATGTCAAAAACAAAACAGCATACTTTATAGGAAGAGAGTTCTTTAAAGCATCTATTAATGTCACACAAAAAGACATACACTTCTTCGAAACGTTTGACTTGTTTAAACAACATATTCTTGACCATTCTAACGAAGTATTTAAGAATAAGCTAATCTTGATTAAAGGATCAAGAGGAATAGCACTAGAAAGAACCTTAGACTTAATATAACAAAAAAAGAGCTTAAATAATTATTTAAGCTCTTTTTTATTTGTCTTCTTGGCTATCGACTTCCAGTCTTGTAATTAACGGGAAGTGATCCGAATTTTTAAACTCTGGATAAGTCTTAAATGACTTTACATGAATACGAGGATCTACGAACACATAGTCGATACGCATCGGATAAGCGAAGTCATACGTCTTCCCAAATCCTGTTCCCCCTTCCACAAATGCATCATTCAGATTTCCTTTAATATTTCTATACACATACGAGAATGCACTATTATTCATATCTCCACAGATAATCTTAGGGATAGACACATCATTCATATGAGATTCTATTAACTCAGATTGCATCTGCTGTTCTTTAAACGCCTTTGCTATACGATTAACGATTAGCTTAGACTTAGCCTCATCAATACTCTCATGGATATCAGGGCTAATACTGATAGACTGTAGGTGAATACTATACACTCTTATCGTATCCTGATCTTTCAGAATATCTGCAAAAATCACATTGTTATTAGAGCTAGGTAAGTTAATCTCCCCTTTATCAATAATTCTAAACTTAGAATAGATAGCCTGTCCCGTTTTTATCTTATTCCCATGTGAGGTAATAAACTTATAAGGATATTGACTGAACTTTATATTTGTATTCTTAGAATATTCTTGAAAGCACAATACATCAGGATCATGAAGATCTACGAACTCTTTTATCTTATCAGGAACATGCTCATCTGGAATCCAATTAAACAAATTAAAAAGACGAACATTATAACTCATTAAAGTGAACTCCTTTTCTCCGACCTCTTCATTTCTACCTGAGAACTTATAAAACTTATTAGCAAAAGTAATCCCAAGTACTAGAATTAAAGAAGACAACCATATTTGCCTTTTTAATTGAATTAACCAATAGATAAAGAACGCTAGATTAATAATCAAAAAGAAAGGTAATATTAGCGTAAATACAGATAATAAAGGAAATAACTTAGGCGCTAAAAAAGGCAAAAAATACCCTACTAATGACATAATCGCCATTAGTATATTAGTCCCAAATACAAACTTGTTAAACCAAGATAGGTTCTTCATATTTTACTCTTTTCCAGCTCTAAACAGAAAGTCTTTCTCTTCTTTGGTAAGGCTTTCATATCCAGATTTACTGATTTTATCTAATATCTTATCTATTTTCTGTTGTCTCTCATCCTTGTTTTCACTGACTGTTGCTTCTCGGCGATTCTCCTTATTATTTACATATACTTTCTTAAAACGAGTTCCTTGATTTCGTTTAAATAAATTACTTATTTTATCAAAGATAATGCTTAAATCGGTTCCTGCTTCTAACATTTTAATATAGATCAATCCCATTAGTGCACCACCTAAGTGAGCCAGATGTCCTCCTACGTTACTTGTATTCAACTGGATAATATCTAAAATAATAATAAAAGTAGCAATATGCCACATCTTTACATTTCCGATTAAAGCTAATCGTACTTGCATCATAGGAGCATGTACTGCCACCCCTACTAATGGAGCTATAGTAGCTGCTGAAGCGCCTACTAGTATAGACCCTGTCGACATAAACATTCCTCCTAGCAAGAAGATCACTCCACCTAATAAAGCACCTAATAAATACAAAGTTAAAAACTGCTTGTCTGTAAAGAAAGTAGCAAATAATCTTCCTACAAAAAACAAGACAATCATATTAAATAGAAGGTGAATCACTCCTGCATGTACGAATGAATACGTCAATAACGTCCATGGTTTATACAATAGTGACATAGGGTTGCTCCCAAGAGCTAACCAAGATAATAAACTAGCGCTAAAGGAAGAAAAGAATACTTGCAACAACATAATGATTACTGAAATACCTACATTCCAGTAAATCAACTTTTGTACAATACCACCAGCTCTATACTGGTACTTCAAATCATCTAATAGCTTACTCATTATCTATCCCAACGGTTATTGTTAAACTGTGTCTTCTTATAATACATCATTAATAAATACCCCATCAATGCTCCCCCTATATGAGCGAAGTGAGCGATACCTCCACCTCCACCGAATAGACTGAAGCTACCTGCAACACCTCCGTATAAATCTATCAATAAAATACCTGGTACAAAATATTTAGCTTTAATAGGCACAGGAATAAACATCATCATTAACTCTGCATTAGGGAACATAAACGCAAAGGCTACTAACAACCCATACACAGCTCCCGAAGCCCCTACTACAGGCGTATTATATGCAGATAGAAAATTATGTAACTGACCATCTCCTAGTATACCTCCCCATCTTAGATCATACTTTCCTTCTTTTAATAGCGCCATTACATCACTAGCATTATACCCATTATCTGTAAGAGTAGACACAGCAGAGTGAACACTAAAATAATTCACTCCTGTATGTAACAGAGCCGCTCCAAATCCACATAGTAAGTAAAAAGTAAGAAACTTCTTACCTCCCCACATCGTCTCTAACGTACTACCAAAAGAGAACAAAGCAAACATATTAAACAGAATATGCATGATACTCCCATGCATAAACATATGAGTTAAAGGTTGCCAAACATAGAATGATGGACTTTCAAAATAATACATTGCGAATAACTCTTTGATCGCTGGTATAAACATACTAGCTCCGAAGAAGATTACATTCACTATAATTAAATGCTTTACTGTCTCTGATATTCTCATTATAATGCGAATTTTTTTTCTATATCCTCTACTTTCATCGTTACAAAAGTAGGTTTCATAAAAGGTGATACACTTGGTTCTTGACAAGCGAATAATGAGTTCACAATATTCTCTTGTTCTTCATCATTTAACACAGTTCCTGTCTTCACAGATAAGCTATGTGCTAATGATTTGGCAATGCGATCACTCTGTCCCATTGCTGTCTTAGGTACTCCATCTTGGAAGTCACTAATCAAATCTTCTAATACGATAGAAGCCTCACTCTCTGATATATTAACAGGCAGTCCTGAGATAACCACATAATCTTGTGTCATGTGTTCAAACCCAAAACCAGTCTGTTGTAACATCGGGTATAACTCTCTTAGTATTTCTACCTCATAAGGAGAGTAATACAACGTCAATGGAAATAATAACTGTTGAGAAGAAGCTGTATGATTCTGTATACTCTCCATAAACTTCTCATACAATATACGCTGATGCGCTCTCCCCTGATCGATGATTACCATTCCCGACTTTATCGGACTGACAATGTATTTTCTATTAATCTGGAAGCGTTTCACTCCCGTGATTTCTTCTTGTTTATTTTCGAACAGATTCCCTGTCACAAAATCACTCTCTAATTTTATGCCAGAAACATCTAAATCTTCTCCAGAAGAACGAAGTCCTTCATAGAGATTCTCCCATCCTTCTATATTACTCTTAGAAGACAAGGCTCCTTTAGAGAATGAGGATGACGAACTCTTCTTCACAGAAGGTTTATTAAACTTAGATTCTATAACATCTGGTTCTCTATTTACTTTAGATCCCAGTGTGATTTCCTCTTCATATCTATCCTCTACGGTATTATT
It encodes the following:
- a CDS encoding rhomboid family intramembrane serine protease; this encodes MSKLLDDLKYQYRAGGIVQKLIYWNVGISVIIMLLQVFFSSFSASLLSWLALGSNPMSLLYKPWTLLTYSFVHAGVIHLLFNMIVLFFVGRLFATFFTDKQFLTLYLLGALLGGVIFLLGGMFMSTGSILVGASAATIAPLVGVAVHAPMMQVRLALIGNVKMWHIATFIIILDIIQLNTSNVGGHLAHLGGALMGLIYIKMLEAGTDLSIIFDKISNLFKRNQGTRFKKVYVNNKENRREATVSENKDERQQKIDKILDKISKSGYESLTKEEKDFLFRAGKE
- a CDS encoding rhomboid family intramembrane serine protease, with product MRISETVKHLIIVNVIFFGASMFIPAIKELFAMYYFESPSFYVWQPLTHMFMHGSIMHILFNMFALFSFGSTLETMWGGKKFLTFYLLCGFGAALLHTGVNYFSVHSAVSTLTDNGYNASDVMALLKEGKYDLRWGGILGDGQLHNFLSAYNTPVVGASGAVYGLLVAFAFMFPNAELMMMFIPVPIKAKYFVPGILLIDLYGGVAGSFSLFGGGGGIAHFAHIGGALMGYLLMMYYKKTQFNNNRWDR
- a CDS encoding endonuclease/exonuclease/phosphatase family protein yields the protein MKNLSWFNKFVFGTNILMAIMSLVGYFLPFLAPKLFPLLSVFTLILPFFLIINLAFFIYWLIQLKRQIWLSSLILVLGITFANKFYKFSGRNEEVGEKEFTLMSYNVRLFNLFNWIPDEHVPDKIKEFVDLHDPDVLCFQEYSKNTNIKFSQYPYKFITSHGNKIKTGQAIYSKFRIIDKGEINLPSSNNNVIFADILKDQDTIRVYSIHLQSISISPDIHESIDEAKSKLIVNRIAKAFKEQQMQSELIESHMNDVSIPKIICGDMNNSAFSYVYRNIKGNLNDAFVEGGTGFGKTYDFAYPMRIDYVFVDPRIHVKSFKTYPEFKNSDHFPLITRLEVDSQEDK
- the gldJ gene encoding gliding motility lipoprotein GldJ; this translates as MKIKELLNFRLLAGILVAASITSCGNSNSNVSTATGWKINDSKGGFQYNTKYEQRTPKGMVAVEGGTFTMGRIQEDILADWNNNPKEMYVQSFYMDETETTNIMYNEYLYWLRTVYPQNNELYQEIYKSAIPDTTVWRGPSGFNESLITSYLRHPAYANYPVVGVTWVQANDYAKWRTDRVNELALEKAGYLKKDAKILEAGSDAHFSTDTYLISPESVYGGNSDIAYKGKGNKAQEGDRNLYATQNSGLFTSQFRLPTEAEWEYAAIGLVGNREYNNYKGRKKYPWDKSSKRKKGRPIVQNTKYANYKQGRGDYGGIAGWATDNGDITNAVKSYPPNDFGLYDMSGNVAEWVADVYDPNIDLNDTDFNFYKGNVYYKNKIGADGKIEITTNETVKFDTLSTGKLRVRNLPGQIAQEELDPSIFDDNIQTGLGGKIKGEGPKALKKVTLYDEKSRVIKGGSWKDRAYWLDPATRRFFPEDQATDYIGFRLVMTKVGPKSDKRKTKN
- a CDS encoding UDP-N-acetylmuramoyl-tripeptide--D-alanyl-D-alanine ligase, whose amino-acid sequence is MDITEIYQCFLQCDGVSTDTRNIHPNSLFFALKGDNFDANEFAQDALNKGAAFVIMDNKKLITDPAKMLYVPDALGALQQLAKHHRQQLGLPIIALTGSNGKTTSKELIATVLSKKYKVTATKGNLNNHIGVPLTLLSLTEETDLGIIEMGANHKQEIAFLCELADPDFGYITNFGKAHLDGFGGFEGVIKAKSELYDYLEDNYKTAFVNLDDPRQDAKTMTFSRYTFGRDSSADIVIEQLEAQPNATVYYKGEIINSNLTGIYNATNIAAALTIGQFFNVDLNDIKEAIEHYIPTNNRSQWITKEDSMILLDAYNANPSSMDAVLTNFDQLNDQRDKVFVLGDMLELGKEGYKEHKDIVTRLSDVKNKTAYFIGREFFKASINVTQKDIHFFETFDLFKQHILDHSNEVFKNKLILIKGSRGIALERTLDLI